The proteins below come from a single Pseudomonas chlororaphis genomic window:
- a CDS encoding aldehyde dehydrogenase (NAD-linked): MTEIIHYQNFIANAFVPSDPSIEVRNPANNQLLARVPEASGEQVEAAIAAARHAQKNWAARPAIERAGYLRKIASKVRDNAERLAHLITAEQGKVLGLARVEVNFTADYLDYMAEWARRLEGEVLTSDRVGENIFLLRKPLGVVAGILPWNFPFFLIARKMAPALVTGNTIVIKPSEETPINCFEFARLVAETDLPPGVFNVVSGTGATVGQRLTRHAGVDLISFTGSVDTGSRIMAAAAPNITKLNLELGGKAPAIVLADADLELAVKAVTASRVINTGQVCNCAERVYVERKVADQFIEQMAASMAATRYGDPLAEDDLDMGPLINQAALDKVAQMVRTATGQGAEVVTGGAVADKGAGFHYQPTVLAGCGSDMAIMRQEIFGPVLPIQIVEDLDEAIALANDSEYGLTSSVYTRSLSAAMRASNELDFGETYINRENFEAMQGFHAGARKSGIGGADGKHGLYEYTHTHVVYIQI, translated from the coding sequence ATGACCGAAATCATCCATTACCAGAACTTCATCGCCAATGCCTTCGTTCCCAGCGACCCCAGCATCGAAGTGCGCAACCCGGCCAACAATCAACTACTGGCACGCGTGCCCGAAGCCAGCGGCGAGCAGGTTGAAGCGGCCATTGCCGCGGCGCGCCACGCGCAGAAAAATTGGGCGGCCCGTCCGGCCATCGAGCGCGCAGGTTACCTGCGCAAGATCGCCAGCAAAGTGCGCGACAACGCCGAACGACTTGCCCACCTCATCACTGCCGAACAAGGCAAAGTGCTGGGACTGGCGCGGGTGGAGGTGAACTTCACCGCCGATTACCTGGATTACATGGCCGAATGGGCACGGCGTCTTGAAGGGGAGGTGCTGACCAGCGACCGTGTCGGCGAAAACATCTTCCTGCTGCGCAAGCCCTTGGGCGTAGTGGCCGGCATTCTGCCGTGGAATTTCCCGTTCTTCCTGATCGCTCGCAAGATGGCGCCCGCGCTGGTGACCGGCAACACCATCGTGATCAAACCCAGCGAAGAAACCCCCATCAACTGCTTCGAGTTTGCCCGCCTGGTGGCCGAAACCGACCTGCCGCCCGGGGTATTCAATGTGGTCAGCGGTACGGGAGCGACGGTCGGGCAACGCCTGACCCGTCACGCCGGCGTCGACCTGATCAGCTTCACCGGCAGCGTCGATACGGGCTCGCGGATCATGGCCGCGGCGGCGCCGAACATCACCAAGCTCAACCTGGAGCTGGGTGGCAAGGCGCCGGCCATTGTGCTCGCGGACGCCGACCTGGAACTGGCGGTCAAGGCCGTCACTGCGTCGCGGGTGATCAACACCGGACAAGTGTGCAATTGCGCCGAGCGGGTGTACGTCGAACGCAAGGTCGCCGATCAGTTCATCGAGCAGATGGCCGCGTCGATGGCCGCGACCCGGTACGGCGACCCGCTGGCTGAAGACGACCTGGACATGGGGCCGCTGATCAACCAGGCCGCGCTGGACAAAGTCGCGCAGATGGTCAGGACCGCCACAGGGCAGGGCGCTGAAGTGGTCACGGGCGGGGCGGTGGCGGACAAGGGCGCGGGCTTTCATTATCAGCCAACGGTGTTGGCTGGCTGTGGCAGCGACATGGCGATCATGCGCCAGGAAATCTTCGGCCCGGTGTTGCCGATCCAGATCGTGGAGGACCTGGACGAAGCCATCGCCCTGGCCAATGACAGCGAGTACGGCCTGACATCCTCGGTCTACACCCGTAGCCTGAGCGCGGCCATGCGCGCCAGCAATGAGTTGGATTTCGGCGAGACCTACATCAATCGCGAGAACTTTGAAGCGATGCAGGGCTTCCATGCGGGGGCGCGCAAATCCGGCATTGGCGGC
- a CDS encoding alcohol dehydrogenase, which produces MFVALALNLSVMPAWAQDMPANVDGKRIIAANQEPGNWMSTGRTYDEQRYSPLNKISDQNVSQLGLAWSYKLDLDRGVEATPIVVDGVMYTTGPFSVVYALDARNGKLIWKYDPQSDRNRAGEACCDAVNRGVAVWKGKVYVGVLDGRLEAIDARTGQRAWSVDTRADHSRSYTITGAPRVVNGKVVIGNGGAEFGVRGYVTAYDAETGKQAWRFYTVPGDPKLPPEDKAMAIAAKTWHGDAFVEQGGGGTAWDSFAFDPELNLLYIGVGNGSLWDPKWRSQAKGDNLFLSSIVAVNADTGEYVWHYQTTPGDAWDYTATQHMILAELPINGKPRKVLMQAPKNGFFYVIDRATGELLSAKGIVPQSWTKGMDMKTGRPIVDDENAAYWKDGKRKLVTPAFWGAHDWQPMSFNPNTGLVYIPAHIMSAYYEHIPEAPKRNPFKSMYQLGLRTGMMPENADGLLEMAKGWSGKLIAWDPVKQQPAWEVPYVTIFNGGTLSTAGNLVFEGSADGRVIAYAADTGKKLWEQPAASGVMAAPITYSVDGEQYVTFMAGWGGAFSTFAGALSLRAGVRPFSQVLTYKLGGTAKLNEPAPLAETPKPPPLTGDTVAVDAGGKLYDGYCSQCHGIHAVSGGVLPDLRKLTPEKHQMFLGILYGGRVPDGMPSFADAFTPEQVEQIHQYLIKRAHDLQQEGGVWKTFSAQ; this is translated from the coding sequence CTGTTCGTCGCGTTAGCTCTGAACCTGAGCGTCATGCCGGCCTGGGCGCAGGACATGCCGGCCAATGTCGATGGCAAGCGGATCATTGCCGCCAACCAGGAACCCGGTAACTGGATGAGCACCGGTCGTACCTACGATGAGCAACGCTACAGCCCGCTCAACAAGATCAGCGACCAGAACGTCAGCCAGCTCGGCCTGGCGTGGAGCTACAAGTTGGATCTTGACCGTGGTGTCGAAGCCACGCCCATCGTGGTCGACGGCGTGATGTACACCACCGGGCCGTTTTCGGTGGTGTACGCCCTGGATGCACGCAATGGCAAGCTGATCTGGAAGTATGACCCACAGTCCGACCGCAACCGCGCCGGTGAGGCTTGCTGTGATGCGGTCAACCGCGGTGTTGCGGTGTGGAAGGGCAAGGTCTACGTGGGCGTGCTCGACGGGCGCCTGGAAGCCATTGATGCGAGGACCGGCCAGCGCGCCTGGTCGGTGGACACCCGGGCCGATCACTCGCGCAGCTACACCATCACGGGTGCCCCTCGGGTGGTCAACGGCAAGGTGGTGATTGGCAACGGCGGCGCTGAATTCGGCGTGCGTGGCTACGTCACCGCCTACGATGCAGAAACCGGCAAGCAGGCCTGGCGCTTCTATACCGTACCGGGCGACCCCAAGCTGCCGCCGGAAGACAAGGCCATGGCCATCGCCGCCAAGACCTGGCACGGCGACGCGTTCGTCGAGCAGGGTGGCGGCGGCACCGCCTGGGACTCTTTTGCCTTCGATCCTGAGCTGAACCTGTTGTACATCGGCGTGGGCAATGGTTCGTTGTGGGACCCGAAATGGCGCAGCCAGGCCAAGGGTGACAACCTGTTCCTGTCCTCGATCGTCGCGGTCAATGCCGACACGGGAGAATACGTCTGGCACTACCAGACCACGCCGGGAGATGCCTGGGACTACACCGCCACCCAGCACATGATCCTGGCGGAACTGCCGATCAATGGAAAACCGCGCAAGGTGTTGATGCAAGCGCCCAAGAACGGTTTCTTCTATGTGATCGACCGCGCCACGGGGGAGCTGTTGTCGGCCAAGGGCATCGTGCCGCAGAGCTGGACCAAGGGCATGGACATGAAGACGGGCCGGCCCATCGTCGATGACGAGAACGCCGCCTACTGGAAGGACGGCAAGCGCAAACTGGTGACGCCTGCGTTCTGGGGCGCCCATGACTGGCAGCCGATGTCGTTCAACCCGAACACGGGGCTGGTGTACATCCCGGCGCACATCATGTCCGCCTATTACGAGCACATCCCCGAGGCGCCGAAGCGCAATCCATTCAAGAGCATGTACCAGTTGGGCCTGCGCACCGGGATGATGCCGGAGAACGCTGACGGGCTGCTGGAAATGGCCAAGGGCTGGTCTGGCAAGCTGATCGCCTGGGACCCGGTCAAGCAGCAGCCGGCCTGGGAAGTGCCCTATGTGACGATCTTCAACGGCGGCACCTTGAGCACTGCCGGCAACCTGGTGTTCGAGGGCAGCGCCGATGGCCGGGTAATAGCCTATGCCGCCGATACCGGCAAGAAGCTGTGGGAACAACCGGCGGCCAGCGGCGTCATGGCCGCGCCGATTACCTACAGTGTCGACGGTGAGCAATACGTCACCTTCATGGCCGGCTGGGGCGGAGCCTTCTCGACCTTTGCCGGTGCCTTGTCCCTGCGCGCCGGGGTCCGTCCGTTTTCCCAGGTATTGACCTACAAACTGGGTGGCACCGCGAAACTCAACGAACCGGCACCGCTTGCCGAGACCCCTAAGCCGCCGCCGTTGACCGGTGACACCGTCGCGGTGGACGCGGGTGGCAAGCTCTATGACGGCTACTGCTCGCAGTGCCATGGCATTCATGCGGTCAGCGGTGGCGTGCTGCCGGACCTGCGCAAGCTGACGCCGGAAAAACACCAGATGTTCCTCGGCATTCTCTACGGCGGCCGGGTGCCTGACGGCATGCCGTCCTTTGCCGACGCCTTCACGCCGGAGCAGGTGGAGCAGATCCACCAATACCTGATCAAGCGCGCCCACGACCTGCAGCAGGAAGGCGGCGTCTGGAAGACCTTCAGCGCCCAATGA